The following proteins are encoded in a genomic region of Leptospira wolbachii serovar Codice str. CDC:
- a CDS encoding molybdopterin molybdotransferase MoeA, whose product MISYAEALDKILSEVRIYPIELVSLNQSLGRVLSADVTADRDYPPFHRSAMDGFAIHSHGYAQNQIYPYHRELPAGMSMDLEPNELAIRIMTGAPVPDGLDVVIKIEDATLSGSNGEKQVSFSLKEVKPWQNIAKQGEDVRKNQLVLPKGIQIGTSEFSLLASLGKDKVPVVKAPEVHIISTGNEVVPIHQSPLTYQIRDSNSYTISSILSKYKIQPESVTHVPDLESELTEQIQKGLDADILILSGGVSMGSMDLVPSILQKLGVELIFHKTAIKPGKPIWFGKRKNTVVFGMPGNPFSVQTCSRIFLEPFLRKSYGQNQLPSYKLPFSSTKQRKGGLTEFFPVRFETTDKTYLSPTAFNGSGDVRAGIFSDGLAVFPSELSQIQPGDMIEFLPW is encoded by the coding sequence GAGGCCCTCGATAAAATTCTATCGGAAGTTCGAATTTATCCGATTGAACTGGTATCTTTAAATCAAAGTCTAGGGCGAGTGCTTAGTGCAGATGTCACTGCCGATCGGGATTACCCACCTTTTCATCGTTCGGCGATGGATGGATTTGCGATCCATTCCCATGGTTATGCACAAAACCAAATCTATCCTTACCACAGAGAACTTCCTGCGGGAATGAGTATGGATTTAGAGCCAAATGAATTGGCCATTCGGATTATGACCGGTGCCCCTGTTCCCGATGGTTTGGATGTTGTGATCAAAATCGAAGATGCGACTCTCAGTGGATCGAATGGAGAAAAACAAGTTTCGTTTTCCTTAAAAGAGGTGAAACCTTGGCAAAATATCGCAAAACAAGGAGAAGATGTAAGAAAAAACCAATTGGTTTTGCCAAAAGGAATCCAAATTGGTACCTCTGAATTCTCTCTCCTAGCAAGTCTCGGCAAAGATAAAGTTCCAGTTGTCAAAGCACCCGAAGTTCATATCATCTCCACAGGAAATGAAGTAGTTCCTATACACCAATCCCCCCTCACCTATCAAATTAGAGACTCCAATTCTTATACAATCTCCTCCATTCTTTCCAAATACAAAATCCAACCAGAGTCCGTTACCCATGTTCCTGATTTAGAATCAGAACTCACCGAACAAATTCAAAAAGGGTTAGATGCGGATATTTTAATTTTATCGGGAGGAGTTTCTATGGGCAGTATGGACCTTGTACCATCCATATTACAAAAATTAGGTGTTGAACTTATTTTCCATAAAACAGCAATCAAACCAGGAAAACCCATTTGGTTTGGAAAAAGAAAAAACACTGTAGTCTTTGGAATGCCAGGAAATCCATTCAGTGTCCAAACCTGTTCTCGAATTTTTCTCGAACCTTTTTTGAGAAAGTCCTATGGACAAAACCAACTTCCTTCTTATAAACTCCCCTTTTCTTCCACAAAACAAAGAAAAGGTGGTCTTACTGAATTTTTCCCTGTAAGATTTGAAACAACGGACAAAACTTATCTCTCACCAACTGCTTTTAATGGAAGTGGTGATGTAAGAGCCGGCATTTTCTCCGATGGACTTGCAGTCTTTCCAAGCGAACTCTCACAAATCCAACCAGGGGATATGATCGAATTTTTGCCTTGGTGA
- a CDS encoding MFS transporter, whose protein sequence is MTITPHAKATKIELFSLATPQMRTFHLTWIAFFLCFFGWFGIAPLMVYVREELSLTKAQIGNIIIASVAITIFMRLFIGWLCDKIGPRIAYTFLLTLGSIPVMCIGLADSYLSFLLLRLAIGAIGASFVITQYHTSVMFAPNIIGTANATTAGWGNLGGGVTQMVMPILFGFFVAFGFTTGVSWRLAMVVPGAALFFMGIIYYFGTQDTPGGNFKDIKETYPTFQGGKKNSLSNFLLVIKDPRVWLLFLAYGACFGIELTINNIAALYYVDQFQLSPATAGLIAGLFGLMNLFARTLGGAFGDKFGIKWGLRGRVVWLSAVLAGEGLCLILFSQMSSLILAISSMIVFSLFVQMSEGATFSVVPFINKKAIGAVSGIVGAGGNAGAVSAGFLFRGDLTYQNALLIIGITVTIASFFTLLVKFSTEEEKEVGDEMSQILPTGEKKSNLVSAT, encoded by the coding sequence GTGACCATTACACCTCATGCGAAAGCAACTAAAATCGAATTATTCAGCCTGGCGACACCCCAGATGCGCACCTTCCACCTAACATGGATTGCATTTTTTCTATGTTTTTTTGGATGGTTTGGCATCGCTCCCCTTATGGTTTATGTTAGAGAGGAACTTTCTTTAACAAAAGCTCAAATAGGAAACATCATCATTGCCTCGGTAGCCATAACCATCTTTATGCGACTCTTTATCGGTTGGTTGTGTGACAAAATTGGACCACGGATTGCTTATACATTTCTTTTGACTTTAGGATCAATCCCTGTTATGTGTATTGGTCTTGCTGATAGTTATCTATCATTCTTATTATTACGATTGGCTATTGGAGCTATTGGTGCTTCTTTTGTGATCACTCAGTATCATACTTCTGTTATGTTTGCTCCAAACATCATTGGTACAGCCAATGCAACCACGGCAGGATGGGGTAACTTAGGTGGTGGTGTGACTCAAATGGTCATGCCCATTCTATTTGGATTTTTTGTTGCCTTCGGATTTACAACGGGAGTTTCCTGGAGACTTGCTATGGTGGTTCCGGGTGCTGCCTTGTTTTTTATGGGAATCATCTATTACTTCGGAACACAAGACACTCCCGGTGGAAACTTTAAAGACATCAAAGAAACTTATCCAACTTTCCAAGGGGGAAAGAAAAATTCACTGAGTAACTTTTTACTCGTGATCAAAGACCCTAGAGTATGGTTACTCTTCCTTGCTTACGGTGCATGTTTCGGAATCGAACTTACGATCAATAACATTGCTGCCTTGTATTATGTAGACCAGTTCCAATTGTCTCCTGCCACTGCGGGCCTCATCGCTGGACTTTTTGGACTCATGAACTTGTTTGCAAGAACCCTCGGTGGCGCCTTTGGCGATAAGTTCGGAATCAAATGGGGACTTCGCGGAAGAGTTGTTTGGTTGAGCGCCGTGCTTGCTGGGGAAGGACTATGTTTGATTTTGTTTTCACAAATGAGTTCACTGATCCTTGCCATCTCGTCCATGATTGTTTTTAGTTTGTTTGTGCAAATGTCCGAAGGAGCTACATTCTCCGTTGTTCCTTTCATTAACAAAAAAGCAATTGGAGCAGTGTCTGGAATTGTGGGTGCTGGTGGAAATGCGGGAGCAGTGTCTGCGGGATTTTTATTCCGAGGGGACCTAACCTACCAAAACGCACTCCTAATCATCGGAATTACAGTGACCATTGCGTCCTTCTTTACTTTACTCGTAAAATTTTCAACGGAAGAAGAAAAGGAAGTAGGTGATGAAATGAGTCAAATTCTACCAACTGGCGAGAAGAAATCCAATTTGGTTTCTGCAACATAG
- a CDS encoding molybdopterin-dependent oxidoreductase, which yields MDQIHYRSCSLCEAMCGLQIELKDGSIQGFKGDPEDQFSRGHICPKGPELKSLYQDPDRIKFPQKRTKTGWETVSWVDALSDIATQLVKIQTTYGNDSVAIYNGNPTVHNYGSMLLGQRFASRLKTKNNFSATSVDQLPHQLLSYLMFGHQLLVPIPDIDHTDFFLILGGNPFASNGSLMSVPDVKKRLKAIQDRGGKYVVVDPRKSETATHADEHLFIKPGTDAYFLLAILHVLFEKQLTKPNDLVRKEDLQTIQTVTKDYSPVRVSKITGVPKETIERIAFEFANAPSAVCYGRVGVSTQEFGAVCQWLINVINIVTGNLDKKGGAMFTLPAVDLVGEGSVMRSSPGSFNTYQSRVRKLPEFSDELPVAALAEEILTEGEGKIRALFTSAGNPVLSTPNGTKLDKALSSLDFMVSVDFYLNETTKHAHYILPPTSALEHDHYDLIFNVFAVRNTARYNQPLFTPEPGMLHDWEIFSDLTKRLELTRAGKELPKDIIKTKLTPASIIDHALKSGPYGNKGPHNKEMSLELLKNSPHGVDLGPLTTSFPERLYTEDKRIHLFPEILKEDLPRLNGKFSEWEKFSSDKSHFLLIGRRHLRSNNSWMHNLPKLMTGKARCTVMIHPSDANHLGIINEEEVIVESSVGKIQIPVEITEELMQGVVSIPHGFGHNRGGTNQKVATEFSGVSINDLTDDQAIDEFSGNAAFSGIKVSIRKQPA from the coding sequence ATGGATCAAATTCATTATCGGTCTTGCAGTTTATGCGAGGCAATGTGTGGACTACAAATCGAACTGAAAGATGGCTCCATCCAAGGATTTAAAGGAGATCCGGAAGATCAGTTTAGCCGTGGCCATATTTGTCCCAAAGGTCCCGAACTAAAAAGCCTCTACCAAGACCCCGATCGGATCAAATTCCCTCAGAAAAGAACAAAAACGGGATGGGAAACTGTTTCTTGGGTGGATGCCCTCTCCGACATCGCAACTCAACTTGTTAAAATTCAAACCACTTATGGAAATGATTCCGTTGCCATCTATAATGGAAATCCCACCGTTCACAACTACGGCTCTATGTTACTCGGACAAAGGTTTGCCAGTAGACTCAAAACAAAAAATAATTTTTCCGCCACCTCAGTAGACCAGTTACCCCACCAATTACTTTCTTATTTGATGTTTGGCCACCAACTCCTAGTCCCCATCCCAGACATTGACCATACCGATTTTTTTCTCATTTTAGGTGGGAATCCATTTGCATCTAACGGAAGTTTAATGAGTGTCCCTGATGTCAAAAAAAGATTAAAAGCCATCCAAGACCGAGGGGGAAAGTATGTGGTGGTCGACCCTCGTAAATCGGAAACAGCTACTCATGCAGATGAACATTTGTTTATCAAACCAGGAACCGATGCCTACTTCCTACTTGCCATCCTCCATGTCCTTTTTGAAAAACAACTGACAAAACCAAATGACCTAGTCCGTAAAGAAGACTTACAAACCATTCAAACAGTCACAAAAGATTACAGTCCCGTAAGAGTATCCAAAATCACAGGAGTTCCCAAAGAAACCATAGAAAGAATTGCATTTGAATTTGCGAATGCACCTTCCGCGGTTTGTTACGGGAGAGTCGGTGTGTCCACTCAAGAGTTCGGAGCTGTGTGCCAGTGGCTCATCAACGTGATCAATATTGTCACAGGCAATTTAGACAAAAAGGGCGGTGCTATGTTCACACTCCCCGCTGTCGACTTAGTGGGAGAAGGATCTGTGATGCGTTCTTCTCCAGGAAGTTTTAATACCTATCAATCGCGAGTTCGCAAACTTCCTGAATTCAGTGACGAACTTCCTGTGGCAGCACTCGCCGAAGAAATACTCACAGAAGGGGAAGGAAAAATTCGTGCCCTATTCACTTCGGCAGGGAACCCAGTATTATCTACACCTAACGGAACAAAGCTGGATAAAGCCCTATCTAGTTTGGATTTTATGGTGAGTGTAGACTTTTATTTGAATGAAACCACAAAACATGCACACTACATCTTACCTCCCACTTCCGCTTTAGAACATGACCATTATGATTTGATTTTTAATGTATTTGCGGTTCGGAATACAGCAAGATACAACCAACCATTATTTACACCAGAACCCGGAATGTTACATGATTGGGAGATTTTTTCTGATTTAACCAAACGTTTGGAACTAACCCGTGCCGGTAAAGAACTCCCCAAAGACATCATCAAAACAAAACTAACACCCGCTAGTATCATTGACCACGCACTCAAATCAGGACCTTATGGAAACAAAGGACCTCATAACAAAGAAATGAGTTTGGAGCTATTAAAAAACAGTCCTCATGGTGTGGACTTAGGACCACTTACAACTAGCTTTCCAGAGCGTTTGTATACCGAAGACAAAAGGATCCATCTCTTCCCAGAAATTTTAAAAGAAGACCTGCCAAGGCTGAATGGCAAGTTTTCTGAATGGGAAAAGTTTAGCTCTGACAAATCTCATTTTCTACTGATAGGCAGAAGGCATTTGCGAAGTAATAATTCTTGGATGCACAATCTACCAAAACTCATGACAGGTAAAGCGCGCTGTACTGTGATGATCCATCCTAGTGATGCCAACCATTTGGGAATTATCAATGAGGAAGAAGTGATTGTCGAATCTTCTGTTGGTAAAATTCAAATCCCCGTAGAAATCACCGAAGAACTGATGCAAGGTGTTGTGAGCATTCCTCATGGTTTTGGACACAATCGCGGAGGAACCAACCAAAAAGTGGCTACTGAATTTTCAGGAGTGAGTATCAACGATCTTACCGATGATCAGGCGATTGATGAGTTTTCGGGGAACGCAGCCTTTAGCGGAATCAAAGTATCGATTAGAAAACAACCAGCCTAA
- a CDS encoding HesA/MoeB/ThiF family protein, translating into MGTEEEAFFQRQVQVPEIGRSGQKKWRESSVLVIGLGGLGCPAVLQLALGGIGRIGLVDFDIVEVSNLHRQTLFTFRDIGLPKTEVVSKVLLEHCPWLEIQCFSELVSENTNPNLLDSWDIVLDCTDTISSKYTINDLCIQKSVPLVTASVFRTSAQFAIFSEKGKPCYRCLFPSLKEGDTLNCSLGGVLGVQTALAGTYQASLALQYLLDPNSTDLSSVYFMEWNPPTLYQSKIEANVDCPVCGKGTKETNAIFEDRGIHPSEFITYKNQGNTLLVDVREKEETDSLPVPDAFLLPLSELEKGYLPKFSKDLILVCICETGVRSKKALSYLQTANDVYSLIGGRRSYSQYLNNQPFL; encoded by the coding sequence ATGGGTACAGAAGAGGAAGCATTCTTCCAACGCCAAGTCCAGGTTCCCGAAATTGGTCGTAGTGGCCAAAAAAAATGGCGAGAGTCATCTGTGCTGGTCATCGGACTTGGGGGACTAGGCTGTCCTGCTGTTTTGCAACTGGCCCTTGGTGGAATTGGTCGGATTGGCCTTGTTGATTTTGATATTGTGGAAGTTTCAAACCTTCATCGCCAAACATTGTTTACATTTAGAGACATTGGCCTACCCAAAACAGAAGTGGTCTCTAAAGTTTTGTTGGAACATTGTCCTTGGTTAGAGATCCAATGTTTTTCGGAACTGGTTTCGGAAAATACAAATCCGAATCTCCTCGATAGTTGGGACATCGTTTTAGATTGTACCGATACCATTTCTTCTAAGTATACAATCAATGATCTTTGCATTCAAAAATCAGTTCCTTTAGTCACTGCTTCCGTATTTCGCACGAGCGCTCAGTTCGCGATTTTCTCTGAAAAAGGAAAACCGTGTTACCGTTGTTTGTTTCCTAGTTTAAAAGAAGGGGATACCTTGAATTGTAGTTTGGGTGGTGTGCTCGGTGTACAAACTGCACTGGCAGGAACCTACCAAGCCTCCTTGGCTCTGCAGTATCTTTTGGATCCAAACTCGACAGACTTATCTTCTGTATACTTTATGGAATGGAATCCTCCCACATTATACCAATCTAAGATAGAGGCAAATGTCGATTGTCCTGTTTGCGGAAAGGGAACCAAAGAAACAAATGCGATTTTTGAAGATAGAGGAATACATCCAAGCGAATTCATAACTTATAAAAACCAAGGAAATACTCTGCTTGTGGATGTCCGAGAAAAAGAAGAAACGGACTCACTCCCCGTTCCCGATGCTTTTTTATTGCCTCTATCCGAATTGGAAAAAGGGTATCTTCCCAAGTTTTCAAAAGACCTAATTCTTGTTTGTATTTGCGAAACAGGAGTTCGCTCTAAAAAAGCACTCTCTTATTTACAAACTGCAAATGACGTTTATTCGCTCATCGGGGGACGGCGATCCTATTCCCAGTATTTAAATAACCAACCTTTCCTTTAG
- a CDS encoding GTP 3',8-cyclase MoaA, whose amino-acid sequence MKANTRKFEVLRVSILSHCSFACVYCAPKNKPDLTNFYPKIHYLSPELLESKIKTLTSHIQLKEVHLTGGEPTLHKDLVLLIQKLKEIAINEIAITSNGFFEDGLIQKMKQAGLTRMNFSLDSFSQGGFEKLSDRKLPIERLLQRILEAKTFGLDVKVNCTVLKGYNELEILDLLQWSGENGIPIRFLEFMKMGPLQEEHSDCFYSAEEIRSTIQKKYNFQAYPTAPDSTATYHITDEGFIFGIIANHTEPFCEGCNRLRMDSLGRIYGCLSDQTSFDLPSDPSAVPFVLQQAMDTKKMQFTGSELSMKFIGG is encoded by the coding sequence GTGAAAGCGAATACTAGAAAATTTGAAGTACTTCGAGTGAGTATTCTCTCTCATTGCAGTTTTGCCTGTGTTTATTGCGCACCGAAAAACAAACCAGATCTTACGAACTTCTATCCAAAAATTCATTACCTAAGTCCTGAACTATTAGAATCCAAAATCAAAACTCTTACATCTCATATCCAACTCAAAGAAGTCCACCTAACAGGTGGAGAGCCGACACTTCATAAAGACCTTGTCTTATTAATTCAAAAACTAAAAGAAATTGCAATCAATGAAATTGCCATAACCTCTAACGGATTTTTTGAGGATGGACTCATCCAGAAAATGAAACAGGCAGGACTCACAAGGATGAACTTCTCTCTAGATAGTTTTTCGCAAGGAGGTTTTGAAAAACTGAGTGACCGCAAACTACCCATTGAACGGTTGTTACAACGAATTTTAGAAGCAAAAACATTCGGCTTGGATGTCAAAGTCAATTGCACAGTTTTAAAAGGTTATAATGAATTGGAAATTCTTGATCTCTTACAATGGTCGGGGGAAAATGGAATTCCCATTCGGTTTTTAGAGTTTATGAAAATGGGCCCCCTGCAAGAAGAACATTCCGATTGTTTTTATTCCGCAGAAGAAATTCGAAGCACCATCCAAAAAAAATACAATTTCCAAGCTTATCCTACAGCGCCGGACTCTACTGCCACCTATCATATAACAGACGAAGGTTTTATTTTTGGAATTATTGCCAATCATACCGAGCCATTTTGCGAAGGTTGCAATCGATTACGCATGGATTCTCTTGGTAGGATTTATGGATGTTTGAGTGACCAGACCTCCTTTGACCTTCCTTCGGATCCTTCTGCAGTACCTTTTGTTTTGCAGCAGGCGATGGATACAAAAAAAATGCAATTTACTGGCTCTGAACTTTCTATGAAATTTATTGGAGGATAA
- a CDS encoding MoaD/ThiS family protein yields the protein MKILLLSFAALKDYFPSKQELSFDGTKSVSELKSYLSNLNPDATNLIKISRISINQIIAKDSDSIVDGAVVAILPPSSGG from the coding sequence ATGAAAATCCTGTTGTTATCGTTTGCTGCCCTCAAAGATTATTTTCCATCCAAACAAGAACTCAGTTTTGATGGAACCAAATCAGTTTCGGAATTAAAATCCTATCTTAGCAATTTAAACCCAGATGCTACGAACTTAATCAAAATCAGCCGCATCTCCATCAACCAAATCATTGCCAAAGATTCAGATTCTATTGTCGATGGTGCAGTCGTGGCAATCCTTCCTCCATCAAGCGGTGGTTAA
- a CDS encoding molybdenum cofactor biosynthesis protein MoaE: METNTEFKHITENKLGLPTEFPPLPSMGGYVLFAGIVRDVNDGRSVTHLEYEAYSEMANQMIADIISDTLKKWDLQYAECIHRLGKLMLGEVAVIVNTGAIHRDEAYKANRYIIDRVKHEVPIWKKEYYVDGSSEWSQGCVDDTHNH, from the coding sequence ATGGAAACTAATACAGAATTCAAACACATTACCGAGAACAAATTAGGACTTCCCACGGAATTCCCTCCACTTCCCAGTATGGGAGGATACGTTCTTTTTGCAGGGATCGTACGAGACGTTAATGACGGAAGGTCCGTTACCCATTTAGAGTATGAAGCCTATTCTGAAATGGCAAACCAAATGATCGCCGACATAATCAGTGATACGTTAAAAAAATGGGACTTACAATATGCCGAATGTATCCACAGACTTGGAAAACTCATGTTAGGTGAAGTAGCGGTGATTGTTAACACTGGCGCCATCCATAGAGACGAAGCATACAAAGCAAACCGGTATATCATTGATCGAGTCAAACACGAAGTTCCTATTTGGAAAAAGGAATATTATGTGGATGGAAGTTCCGAATGGTCACAAGGCTGCGTGGATGATACCCACAATCACTGA
- a CDS encoding molybdenum cofactor guanylyltransferase, which translates to MWMEVPNGHKAAWMIPTITDPIFVLLAGGQSVRMGEDKGFVPITPNSHFLGHILEKLNRLSNSIYVSLRNDQVDSYSKYVQKTSLILDQEIPIEGPLKGILSAYLYLKENNLLKDFIFVLPIDIPYIEERTIKRLLDTLQEQREPVSGIYYESKSGLEPLCGIYTTKTLSRWIESLSIPGEHEFSLQKRIKNLEPKPVFLKLPSEEEFSFRNINSKNEL; encoded by the coding sequence ATGTGGATGGAAGTTCCGAATGGTCACAAGGCTGCGTGGATGATACCCACAATCACTGATCCAATTTTTGTTCTTCTTGCCGGTGGACAAAGTGTACGAATGGGAGAAGACAAAGGATTTGTACCGATCACTCCGAATTCGCATTTTCTTGGTCACATCTTAGAAAAACTGAACCGCTTGAGCAATTCCATCTATGTTTCGCTTCGAAACGATCAAGTAGATTCTTATTCTAAGTATGTACAAAAAACCTCACTTATTTTAGATCAGGAAATTCCCATAGAAGGACCCCTAAAAGGAATTCTATCTGCCTATTTATATTTAAAAGAAAACAACCTGTTGAAAGATTTTATCTTTGTATTACCGATCGATATTCCCTATATCGAAGAAAGAACCATCAAAAGATTGTTAGATACACTCCAAGAACAACGAGAACCAGTATCCGGAATCTATTATGAGTCAAAATCAGGTTTAGAACCATTATGTGGAATTTATACAACTAAGACGTTATCTCGGTGGATAGAATCTTTATCCATTCCAGGCGAACATGAATTTTCATTGCAGAAACGAATTAAAAATCTAGAACCAAAACCTGTTTTTCTAAAACTTCCTTCTGAGGAAGAATTCAGTTTTAGAAATATAAACTCTAAAAATGAATTATAA
- a CDS encoding HAD family hydrolase, producing the protein MNFFKRKKNWIFDMDGTLTIAKHDFDAIKRELDIPLDTDILTSLSKLPTEEAKKKHIQLDLIELEIARLSIPSPGSSELLKELKTQTYNLGILTRNSFPNSIETLKAAGLIDYFHSDFIFCRERALPKPNPEGIYRLMDLWNANPIDTVMIGDYVFDLDAGTAAGVETIYLDPEGKFPFKDSATHCIRNLGEILNL; encoded by the coding sequence ATGAATTTTTTCAAAAGAAAAAAGAACTGGATCTTCGATATGGATGGCACCTTAACCATCGCCAAACATGACTTTGACGCCATAAAACGAGAATTAGACATTCCTTTGGATACGGACATACTCACTTCTCTATCCAAACTTCCAACAGAAGAAGCAAAAAAGAAACATATCCAATTAGATTTAATTGAATTAGAAATTGCGAGGTTGTCTATCCCATCTCCAGGAAGTTCTGAATTATTAAAGGAACTCAAAACACAAACATACAATCTGGGTATCCTAACTAGGAATAGTTTCCCTAATTCCATTGAAACCTTAAAGGCAGCAGGTTTAATTGATTACTTTCATTCAGATTTTATTTTTTGTCGGGAACGTGCCTTGCCCAAACCAAATCCTGAAGGGATCTATCGATTGATGGATCTTTGGAACGCAAACCCAATCGATACGGTTATGATTGGTGATTATGTTTTTGATTTAGATGCGGGAACTGCTGCCGGTGTAGAAACCATCTATCTTGACCCAGAAGGAAAATTTCCGTTTAAAGATTCGGCAACACACTGCATTAGAAACTTAGGCGAAATCCTAAACCTATAA
- a CDS encoding sensor histidine kinase, whose amino-acid sequence MNFVTLLNLSSLCVYLVAIFIIIKNLIRRPSYRGEGTFVLILAIIPCYVSISNVFEHGYSIDYFDDYEGFFKDLYAMFFLIYLYVHSVKKEQSQRIEHERQIKSDLKLKSKLLTEIHHRVNNNLQIISGLLAMQVESENDLKLTTSLGLIQNRIMAIASVHKIIYGSPNLLYVDLNLIFNSILGNLKVTYLNEKNNIELHELIEEGLEMDLDRAIPMGLILNELVSNSFRHAFLNRVQGKIEVSLGRLENQFVLVVKDNGLGMDDEVFDGKGIGLTLVRNLVKQLRGTIEIVKTNGTNFNIRFPILNENPIQI is encoded by the coding sequence ATGAATTTTGTAACATTATTAAATCTTTCCTCGTTATGCGTCTACTTGGTTGCGATTTTTATCATAATCAAAAATTTGATCCGTCGCCCTAGTTATCGTGGAGAAGGGACTTTTGTTTTAATTTTGGCAATTATTCCTTGTTATGTGAGTATTTCCAATGTATTTGAACATGGATATTCTATTGACTATTTCGATGATTACGAAGGCTTTTTTAAAGACCTTTATGCTATGTTTTTTCTTATCTATTTGTATGTTCATTCTGTAAAAAAGGAACAAAGTCAAAGAATCGAACATGAAAGGCAAATTAAGTCCGACTTAAAGTTGAAATCGAAGTTGCTCACAGAAATTCATCATAGGGTGAACAATAATTTGCAAATCATATCCGGTCTTTTGGCTATGCAGGTCGAATCGGAGAATGATCTTAAGTTAACTACTTCACTTGGTTTAATTCAAAATAGGATTATGGCCATTGCCTCGGTTCACAAAATTATTTACGGCTCCCCAAATTTATTGTATGTTGATTTAAATCTTATATTTAATTCTATATTAGGTAATTTGAAAGTAACCTATTTGAACGAAAAAAACAATATCGAATTACATGAGTTAATTGAAGAAGGTTTGGAAATGGATTTGGATCGGGCCATTCCTATGGGATTGATACTTAACGAACTAGTCTCCAATTCCTTCCGTCATGCTTTTTTGAATCGTGTGCAAGGGAAAATCGAAGTTAGCCTAGGCAGGCTAGAAAACCAATTTGTCCTTGTTGTGAAAGATAATGGATTAGGAATGGACGATGAAGTATTCGATGGAAAAGGGATTGGATTAACGCTTGTTAGAAATCTAGTGAAACAATTGCGGGGGACTATCGAAATTGTTAAAACTAACGGGACGAATTTTAATATCCGATTTCCCATTCTGAATGAAAATCCCATTCAAATTTAA
- a CDS encoding YdeI/OmpD-associated family protein, producing the protein MEKNKKAKAKFETLSPSLQNEIMRYIVQLKSEESKKENVVRVIQYLLGKSKFLGREIV; encoded by the coding sequence TTGGAGAAAAACAAAAAAGCAAAAGCTAAGTTTGAAACCTTAAGTCCTTCTCTTCAAAATGAAATCATGAGATATATCGTTCAACTAAAATCGGAAGAAAGTAAAAAAGAAAACGTGGTTCGAGTGATTCAATATTTATTAGGAAAATCAAAATTCCTCGGCAGAGAAATCGTATAA